The following proteins are co-located in the Bacteroidota bacterium genome:
- a CDS encoding T9SS type A sorting domain-containing protein, translated as MKPLTTHLKILLSTLILLMSFSVFATNYETDQDGDWKDKSTWKNNKQPGNKIKSGDHVYIKHDVDLDDDIDEIKGTLEIQSTGSLTGSKEIKKVETGGNLIVDGELDIEKIEFKGGNCTATATITVEEFKVDGSTTFTTSAPCYITDKFEVKNATNITFNDTVSIDDINKIENSTVSFSGGVFVDDKIDIDGKGSTISFGSNSYIDDDFKIKDCTLNISGNFEVKKKIELKEDCTMTNSGIITADEFKLKETTSDFTNNGTVNVEDFIVEKGDAVNNGTINCSDDFEMKNSASFTNNGQIDVSDKFKMEDDATFSNDATLNADEFDLKNDATFTNDDDGDLTVTNRFRIIDSGGSLTNSGTVTLHCGGSNESENEGTITNNSGATITINGEFENKNNIVNNGTFNANGEFTNEDDITNTGDFNVGGEFTNEDDITNTGDFNISGEFTNEDDFTNNGNLNLISDENGYGTYIEDGGTTTGSGQSRTELLLTEDDWHYISLPVDIDSTNALWGAAVYSYSEFTNTWQAHVANEQLQPMKGYDVYYSEDKTIVFSGEFNEGSFSNTYLTYNNDGYNFVGNPYPSSIDWDASSGWTKTNLDNAIYIWDPVAQAITSYIDGVGANGGGQYIPPMQGFFVKCSTSGVNGTLGMTDDVRLHNSDATFRNSDNGKEIIRLKVKSEKNGYTDETVIRFDNKSTAKFDSYCDANKMFSNNNSVSQIYTKSSDAKDMSINTIPEFDNELIIPLYTKIGVSGKNTIFIDADNFSFSANIYLEDLKENKMFDFGEGEYSFYADVNEKTDRFILHFVLPQQIDNNKEINTAIENNTKNNNVNINSVENTVTIKMDVDKAVVTIIDITGKVVVNKEIIGNNNEITVDVDAGYYIVNVRTEKNNYSEKIFIK; from the coding sequence ATGAAACCTTTAACTACTCATTTAAAAATATTACTTTCTACTCTCATTCTTTTAATGTCTTTCTCTGTTTTTGCTACAAATTACGAAACAGACCAAGATGGTGATTGGAAAGATAAAAGTACATGGAAAAATAATAAGCAACCTGGAAATAAGATTAAATCAGGGGACCATGTTTATATTAAGCATGACGTTGATTTAGATGATGATATAGATGAAATAAAAGGTACTTTGGAAATACAATCAACTGGTTCATTAACTGGTAGCAAAGAAATTAAAAAAGTTGAAACAGGAGGCAATTTAATTGTTGATGGAGAATTAGATATAGAAAAAATAGAATTTAAGGGAGGAAATTGTACAGCAACAGCAACAATTACAGTTGAAGAATTTAAGGTTGATGGTTCAACGACATTTACAACATCTGCTCCTTGTTACATTACTGATAAATTTGAAGTAAAAAATGCAACGAATATTACTTTTAATGATACTGTGTCAATTGATGATATTAACAAAATAGAGAATAGTACGGTTTCATTTTCAGGTGGTGTGTTCGTTGATGATAAGATAGATATTGATGGGAAAGGTAGCACTATTAGTTTCGGAAGTAACAGCTATATTGATGATGATTTCAAAATTAAAGATTGTACTTTAAATATTTCAGGAAATTTTGAAGTGAAAAAAAAGATTGAATTGAAAGAAGATTGTACTATGACGAATTCCGGGATAATAACTGCAGATGAATTTAAACTTAAAGAAACAACTTCCGATTTTACTAATAATGGAACTGTAAATGTTGAGGATTTTATAGTAGAAAAAGGAGATGCTGTGAATAATGGAACAATAAATTGCAGTGATGATTTTGAAATGAAGAATTCTGCATCTTTTACTAATAATGGACAGATAGATGTGTCGGATAAATTTAAAATGGAAGATGACGCTACTTTTTCAAACGATGCTACACTAAACGCTGATGAATTTGATTTAAAAAATGATGCTACATTTACTAATGACGATGATGGTGATCTTACTGTTACAAATAGGTTTAGAATTATAGATAGCGGTGGTTCATTAACCAATAGTGGAACTGTAACATTGCATTGCGGAGGAAGTAACGAAAGTGAAAATGAAGGAACAATAACAAATAATAGTGGTGCTACTATTACTATTAATGGTGAATTCGAAAACAAAAACAACATTGTAAATAATGGTACTTTTAATGCAAATGGTGAATTTACCAATGAAGATGATATTACAAATACAGGTGATTTTAATGTAGGTGGTGAATTTACCAATGAAGATGATATTACAAATACAGGTGATTTTAATATAAGTGGTGAATTTACAAATGAAGATGATTTTACTAATAATGGAAATTTAAATTTGATTTCTGACGAAAATGGTTATGGTACATATATAGAGGATGGTGGTACAACAACCGGTAGTGGTCAATCAAGAACTGAGTTATTATTAACAGAAGACGATTGGCATTATATTTCTCTTCCTGTTGATATTGATTCTACAAATGCATTATGGGGTGCTGCGGTTTATTCCTATAGTGAGTTCACTAATACCTGGCAAGCACATGTTGCAAACGAGCAACTTCAACCAATGAAAGGATATGATGTATATTATTCAGAAGATAAAACTATAGTTTTTTCAGGTGAATTTAATGAAGGTAGTTTTTCTAATACATACTTAACATATAATAATGATGGATATAACTTTGTAGGTAATCCTTATCCATCCTCAATTGATTGGGATGCATCCAGTGGTTGGACAAAAACAAATCTTGATAATGCTATTTATATTTGGGATCCTGTTGCACAAGCTATTACCTCATATATTGATGGAGTAGGAGCAAATGGTGGAGGTCAGTATATCCCACCTATGCAAGGCTTCTTTGTAAAATGTAGCACTTCAGGTGTAAATGGTACTTTAGGAATGACTGATGATGTGAGGTTGCATAACAGCGATGCTACATTTAGAAACAGTGATAACGGAAAAGAAATTATCAGACTTAAAGTAAAATCTGAAAAAAATGGATATACAGATGAAACAGTTATTCGTTTTGATAATAAATCTACAGCAAAATTTGATAGTTATTGTGATGCTAACAAAATGTTTAGTAATAATAATTCCGTTTCGCAAATTTATACAAAATCATCTGATGCTAAAGATATGTCAATAAACACAATTCCTGAATTTGATAATGAATTGATAATTCCGTTATATACAAAAATTGGCGTTTCAGGAAAAAATACTATATTTATTGATGCTGATAATTTCTCATTTTCTGCTAATATTTATCTTGAAGATTTAAAAGAAAATAAAATGTTTGATTTTGGAGAAGGTGAGTATTCTTTTTATGCAGATGTAAATGAAAAGACTGATAGATTTATTCTTCATTTTGTTTTACCTCAACAAATAGATAATAATAAAGAAATAAATACAGCAATTGAAAATAATACAAAAAACAACAATGTAAATATTAATAGTGTAGAAAATACAGTTACTATTAAAATGGATGTTGACAAAGCTGTAGTTACAATTATTGATATAACAGGAAAAGTTGTTGTAAACAAAGAAATTATAGGAAATAATAATGAAATAACTGTTGATGTTGATGCAGGTTATTACATTGTAAATGTTAGAACTGAAAAAAATAATTATTCTGAAAAGATATTTATAAAATAA